The Deinococcus sonorensis KR-87 genome includes a window with the following:
- the purL gene encoding phosphoribosylformylglycinamidine synthase subunit PurL, which translates to MTATHSLRDRASTFGLSTDEYDLLVSRIGREPNALEAAIVGAMWSEHCGYKNSRPLFSVFPTTGPQVLQGPGENAGVVDIGDGWGVAFKMESHNHPSAVEPFQGAATGVGGILRDIFAMGARPFAVLDSLRFGNPDSPRTRFLLNGVVEGISHYGNAIGVPTVGGEVTFHPSYQENPLVNVMALGLLRHEDLAKGTMGEVGNVIVYVGSKTGRDGLGGAVFASADLSDASQADRPAVQVGDPFMEKLLLEATLEAIQAGVVAGVQDMGAAGLVSSTCEMAYRAGLGITMDLDRVPTRESGMVPMELCLSESQERMILVPVPGREQELNDLLAKWELDVVTIGQVEEHHNYRLTWRGEVVCDLPVDLLNEAPKYTREGIESEEIRAARERDLSGVPVPDDLKGVLLTLLSHPTIASKRPIFQRYDHQVMTNTVVVPGAADAAVLRVKGSRKGVAATSDCNPRFVQLDPYVGAASAVAEAARNLACVGATPLAITDNLNYGNPHRPEVYYQMQRGVQGIADACRALNTPVTGGNVSLYNQYVEAGRTVAIHPTPTIGMVGVLPDVSQHATLDLKPGPHTLYLLGRLTDELGASQYLESIHGLEAGQVPALDLTLEQRVIAGTLALIRGGLTRTAHDCAEGGLSVALAEMAIAGGQGLSVQIETPLRPDAALFGEAQSRVVVAVPVGQEPEAERVLTELDVPFTRIGHSGGENVAISLPAQNLHLSVTLPELQTAYNTPLAEILG; encoded by the coding sequence ATGACTGCCACCCACTCGCTGCGTGACCGGGCCAGCACCTTTGGCCTGTCCACCGACGAATACGACCTGCTGGTCTCGCGCATCGGGCGTGAGCCGAACGCGCTGGAGGCCGCCATCGTGGGGGCCATGTGGTCCGAGCACTGCGGCTACAAGAACAGCCGCCCGCTCTTCAGCGTCTTCCCCACCACCGGCCCGCAGGTACTGCAGGGCCCCGGTGAGAACGCCGGCGTGGTGGACATCGGGGACGGCTGGGGCGTGGCCTTCAAGATGGAGAGCCACAACCACCCGTCGGCGGTGGAGCCGTTTCAGGGTGCGGCCACCGGCGTGGGCGGCATCCTGCGCGACATCTTCGCGATGGGCGCGCGGCCGTTCGCGGTGCTGGACAGCCTGCGCTTCGGGAACCCCGACAGCCCACGCACCCGCTTCCTGCTGAACGGCGTGGTGGAGGGCATCTCCCACTACGGCAACGCCATCGGGGTGCCGACGGTGGGCGGCGAGGTGACGTTCCATCCCAGCTACCAGGAGAATCCGCTGGTGAACGTGATGGCGCTGGGCCTGCTGCGCCACGAGGACCTGGCCAAGGGCACCATGGGCGAGGTCGGCAACGTGATCGTGTACGTGGGCAGCAAGACCGGCCGTGACGGCCTGGGCGGCGCGGTGTTTGCGAGCGCGGACCTCAGTGATGCCTCGCAGGCCGACCGGCCCGCCGTGCAGGTGGGCGACCCGTTCATGGAGAAGCTGCTGCTGGAAGCGACCCTGGAGGCAATCCAGGCGGGCGTGGTGGCGGGCGTGCAGGACATGGGCGCCGCCGGGCTGGTGAGCAGCACCTGCGAGATGGCCTACCGCGCCGGGCTGGGCATCACCATGGACCTGGACCGGGTCCCCACCCGCGAGAGCGGCATGGTGCCGATGGAACTGTGCCTCTCCGAGTCCCAGGAGCGCATGATCCTGGTACCGGTGCCGGGCCGTGAGCAGGAACTCAACGATCTGCTGGCCAAGTGGGAGCTGGACGTGGTGACCATCGGGCAGGTAGAGGAGCACCACAACTACCGCCTGACGTGGCGCGGCGAGGTGGTGTGCGACCTGCCGGTGGACCTGTTGAACGAGGCGCCCAAGTACACCCGCGAGGGCATCGAGAGCGAGGAGATCCGGGCGGCCCGCGAGCGGGACCTGAGCGGCGTGCCGGTGCCGGACGACCTGAAGGGGGTGCTGCTGACGCTGCTCAGCCACCCGACCATCGCCAGCAAGCGGCCGATCTTCCAGCGCTACGACCATCAGGTGATGACCAACACGGTGGTGGTGCCGGGCGCCGCCGACGCCGCCGTGCTGCGGGTGAAGGGCAGCCGCAAGGGGGTGGCCGCCACCAGCGACTGCAACCCGCGCTTCGTGCAGCTGGACCCGTACGTGGGGGCGGCGAGCGCGGTGGCCGAGGCCGCCCGCAACCTGGCCTGCGTGGGTGCCACCCCGCTCGCCATCACCGACAACCTGAACTACGGCAACCCGCACCGCCCGGAGGTGTACTACCAGATGCAGCGCGGGGTGCAGGGCATTGCGGACGCCTGCCGCGCGCTGAATACCCCCGTCACGGGCGGCAACGTGAGCCTCTACAACCAGTACGTGGAGGCGGGCCGCACGGTGGCCATCCACCCCACCCCGACCATCGGAATGGTGGGGGTGCTGCCGGACGTGTCGCAGCACGCCACCCTGGACCTGAAGCCCGGGCCGCACACGCTGTACCTGCTGGGCCGCCTCACCGACGAGCTCGGGGCGTCGCAGTACCTGGAAAGCATTCACGGGCTGGAGGCCGGACAGGTGCCGGCCCTGGACCTGACGCTGGAGCAGCGGGTGATTGCCGGCACGCTGGCCCTGATTCGCGGCGGCCTGACCCGCACCGCCCATGACTGCGCCGAGGGCGGGCTGAGCGTGGCGCTGGCGGAGATGGCGATTGCCGGCGGCCAGGGCCTCAGCGTCCAGATCGAAACGCCGCTGCGCCCGGACGCCGCCCTGTTCGGCGAGGCGCAGAGCCGGGTGGTGGTGGCGGTGCCGGTGGGCCAGGAGCCGGAGGCCGAGCGGGTGCTGACCGAGCTGGACGTGCCGTTCACCCGCATTGGACACAGCGGCGGTGAGAACGTCGCCATTTCGCTGCCGGCGCAGAATCTACACTTGAGCGTGACCCTGCCGGAACTGCAGACCGCCTACAACACGCCCCTCGCTGAGATCCTGGGGTGA
- a CDS encoding DinB family protein yields MTLPTLGAFLAEQYRAELEAFRAALDAVPDEQFGVATLSHSPAWHALHIGEWLRVTVLEDRTPTFHHLGWEDREWVRSLGTAPAPLSETASKADILGQLDDIGARAVATLEAATETQLGGMVPSPSAPSGERPRLPALGQHLRHIAYHRGQVQLGKKGSR; encoded by the coding sequence ATGACGCTCCCGACCCTGGGGGCCTTCCTGGCCGAGCAGTACCGCGCTGAACTGGAGGCCTTCCGTGCGGCGCTGGACGCGGTGCCGGATGAACAGTTCGGCGTGGCCACCCTGAGCCACAGCCCGGCATGGCACGCGCTGCACATCGGGGAGTGGCTGCGGGTGACGGTGCTGGAAGACCGCACGCCCACCTTCCACCACCTGGGCTGGGAGGACCGAGAGTGGGTGCGGAGCCTCGGCACAGCGCCGGCCCCACTGAGTGAAACGGCCAGCAAGGCCGACATTCTGGGCCAGCTGGACGACATCGGCGCGCGGGCCGTGGCCACCCTGGAGGCCGCCACCGAGACGCAGCTTGGCGGCATGGTGCCCTCACCCAGCGCGCCCAGCGGGGAACGGCCCCGCCTGCCCGCCCTGGGCCAGCACCTGCGTCACATCGCCTACCACCGCGGACAGGTGCAGCTGGGCAAGAAAGGAAGCCGATGA
- the phnC gene encoding phosphonate ABC transporter ATP-binding protein has translation MIQVQHLTKIYPNGTRGLDDVNVDIQDGEFVCVIGLSGAGKSTFLRCINRLNDATSGQILIDGEDIAFAQGAKLRSLRRRIGFIFQQFNLTTRLTALENVLAGRLGYHNRFAGALGLYPESDIQLAKDALTRVGLADRMTVRVDQLSGGQQQRVAIARAVAQQPTLILADEPMASLDPKLSNVIMGLLKSFNQDGISVLVNIHVLELATAYADRILGFNQGRLVFDGPPSALTPDVIDRIYAGSVADL, from the coding sequence TTGATTCAGGTTCAGCATCTCACCAAGATCTATCCCAACGGCACCCGCGGCCTCGACGACGTCAACGTGGACATTCAGGACGGCGAGTTCGTGTGTGTCATCGGGCTGTCGGGTGCCGGCAAGAGCACCTTCCTGCGCTGCATCAACCGCCTCAACGACGCCACCTCAGGCCAGATCCTGATCGACGGCGAGGACATTGCCTTCGCGCAGGGCGCCAAACTCCGCAGCCTGCGGCGGCGCATCGGCTTCATCTTCCAGCAGTTCAACCTGACCACCCGGCTCACCGCACTGGAAAACGTGCTGGCCGGGCGACTCGGGTATCACAACCGCTTTGCCGGCGCGCTGGGTCTGTACCCCGAGTCGGACATCCAGCTGGCCAAGGATGCCCTGACGCGGGTGGGGCTGGCCGACCGCATGACCGTGCGGGTGGACCAGCTCTCCGGCGGGCAGCAGCAACGGGTGGCCATCGCGCGCGCCGTGGCGCAGCAGCCGACCCTGATCCTGGCCGACGAGCCGATGGCCAGCCTGGACCCCAAGCTCAGCAACGTGATCATGGGGCTGTTGAAAAGCTTCAACCAGGACGGCATCAGCGTGCTGGTCAACATCCACGTGCTGGAGCTGGCCACCGCCTACGCCGACCGCATCCTGGGCTTCAACCAGGGGCGGCTGGTGTTTGACGGCCCGCCCTCGGCCCTGACCCCCGACGTGATTGACCGGATCTACGCCGGCAGTGTGGCGGACCTGTGA
- a CDS encoding YwbE family protein, whose amino-acid sequence MAPPRSQIVPGVTVDVVQKQDQPSGRLTRGVVAQLLTRSPTHPHGIKVRLTSGVVGRVQAVIRPDREQEA is encoded by the coding sequence ATGGCCCCTCCCCGTTCCCAGATCGTTCCCGGCGTGACCGTGGATGTCGTTCAGAAGCAGGATCAGCCGAGCGGCAGGCTGACCCGTGGCGTGGTGGCGCAGTTGCTCACGCGCTCGCCCACCCATCCGCACGGCATCAAGGTACGGCTGACCAGCGGCGTGGTGGGCCGGGTGCAGGCGGTGATCCGTCCGGACCGCGAGCAGGAGGCATGA
- a CDS encoding phosphate/phosphite/phosphonate ABC transporter substrate-binding protein produces MKKLLTLTLFATVATASAAENCRVINMGFNPAQDSSAVLTSGKAIATYLESKIRGVEVRTTVAQDYQALVEATRSGKLDFAWLSPVSYVQAHDQAGAQVLLKSVRNGGPYYWSAFVVRKDSGIKTLNDLRGKTVAWIDPTSAAGYTFPRALLVSKGINPDTFFSKQTFAGKHDAAVLSLANGTVDAIATFSNNTQGTSGSWTQYLPADKASQLAVVAYTKPIPGDTLSVRSDYQTGCADVVTRVRAAIIGMKSDPAGQGLLKKLYTIDSMIPAKDADYNVVRDAVKASQKK; encoded by the coding sequence ATGAAGAAACTGCTCACGCTCACCCTGTTTGCCACTGTCGCCACCGCCAGCGCCGCCGAGAACTGCCGCGTCATCAACATGGGCTTCAACCCGGCCCAGGACAGCAGCGCCGTGCTGACCAGCGGCAAGGCCATCGCCACCTACCTGGAGAGCAAGATCCGCGGCGTGGAGGTGCGCACCACCGTGGCCCAGGACTACCAGGCCCTGGTGGAGGCCACCCGCAGCGGCAAGCTGGACTTCGCCTGGCTCAGCCCGGTCAGTTACGTGCAGGCGCACGACCAGGCCGGCGCCCAGGTGCTGCTCAAGAGCGTCCGCAACGGCGGCCCCTACTACTGGAGCGCCTTCGTGGTCCGCAAGGACAGCGGCATCAAGACCCTGAACGACCTGCGCGGCAAGACCGTCGCCTGGATCGACCCGACCAGCGCGGCCGGCTACACCTTCCCGCGCGCCCTGCTGGTCAGCAAGGGCATCAACCCCGACACCTTCTTCAGCAAGCAGACCTTCGCGGGCAAGCACGACGCGGCGGTGCTGTCGCTGGCGAACGGCACGGTGGACGCCATCGCCACCTTCAGCAACAACACCCAGGGCACCAGCGGCAGCTGGACCCAGTACCTGCCGGCCGACAAGGCCTCGCAGCTCGCGGTGGTGGCCTACACCAAGCCGATCCCCGGTGACACCCTCTCGGTGCGCTCCGACTACCAGACCGGCTGCGCCGACGTCGTGACCCGTGTGCGTGCCGCGATCATCGGCATGAAGAGCGATCCGGCCGGCCAGGGCCTGCTGAAGAAGCTCTACACCATCGATAGCATGATTCCGGCCAAGGACGCCGACTACAACGTCGTGCGTGACGCCGTGAAGGCCAGCCAGAAGAAGTAA
- the purC gene encoding phosphoribosylaminoimidazolesuccinocarboxamide synthase translates to MKGELRYEGKAKRVYASANPQEYVVEYKDDATAFNGVKKDQISGKGAINNRITAHLYPQLEQAGIPTHFIEQLSEREQRVRAVTIVPVEVIVRNVAAGSFSKRLGVEEGTALARPVVEYCYKSDALGDPLINTDTAVALGWATPEQLTRIRELALQVQRFLTPYFAERGTRLIDFKLEFGTLESGEIVLADEISPDTCRFWDAETGEKLDKDRFRRDLGNVEGAYQEMLRRVTQAPTR, encoded by the coding sequence GTGAAGGGTGAACTGCGGTACGAGGGCAAGGCCAAGCGCGTGTATGCCAGCGCGAACCCCCAGGAATACGTTGTGGAGTACAAGGACGACGCCACCGCCTTCAACGGCGTCAAGAAGGACCAGATCAGCGGCAAGGGCGCCATCAACAACCGCATCACGGCGCACCTGTATCCGCAGCTGGAACAGGCGGGCATCCCGACCCATTTCATCGAGCAGCTCTCGGAGCGCGAGCAGCGGGTGCGGGCCGTAACCATCGTGCCGGTGGAGGTGATCGTGCGGAACGTGGCCGCCGGCAGCTTCAGCAAGCGCCTGGGCGTGGAAGAAGGCACCGCGCTCGCGCGCCCGGTGGTGGAGTACTGCTACAAGAGTGACGCCCTGGGCGATCCGCTGATCAACACCGACACCGCTGTGGCGCTCGGCTGGGCCACCCCCGAGCAGCTCACACGCATCCGTGAACTGGCCCTGCAGGTGCAGCGCTTCCTGACCCCCTACTTCGCCGAGCGCGGCACTCGCCTGATCGACTTCAAGCTGGAGTTCGGGACGCTGGAGAGCGGCGAGATCGTGCTGGCCGACGAGATCAGCCCCGACACCTGCCGCTTCTGGGACGCCGAGACCGGTGAGAAGCTGGACAAGGACCGTTTTCGCCGCGATCTGGGCAATGTGGAGGGCGCATATCAGGAGATGCTGCGCCGCGTGACCCAGGCCCCCACCCGCTGA
- a CDS encoding DUF4383 domain-containing protein: MTVRNFARWIGIVFILVGILGFIPGITQMMTDSSDLRVDTSNGMLLGLFHVNLIHNLVHILLGLWGVASAGRTDSAVAYARGITYIYAILAVLGLIPATNTLFGLAPIGGADVGLHIVLAAIAAYFGWGVRDSSTARA, translated from the coding sequence ATGACTGTACGGAACTTTGCACGCTGGATCGGCATCGTCTTTATCCTGGTCGGCATCCTCGGATTCATTCCCGGCATCACGCAGATGATGACCGACTCGTCGGACCTGCGGGTGGACACCAGCAACGGCATGCTGCTCGGGCTGTTCCACGTGAACCTGATTCATAACCTGGTGCACATCCTGCTGGGCCTCTGGGGCGTGGCGTCTGCGGGGCGGACCGACTCCGCCGTCGCCTACGCGCGCGGCATCACCTACATCTACGCGATCCTGGCGGTGCTGGGCCTGATTCCCGCCACCAACACGCTGTTCGGCCTCGCACCCATCGGCGGGGCGGACGTGGGCCTGCACATTGTGCTGGCGGCCATCGCGGCGTACTTCGGCTGGGGCGTGCGCGACTCGTCTACCGCCCGCGCCTGA
- the purQ gene encoding phosphoribosylformylglycinamidine synthase subunit PurQ gives MKVAVIQFPGSNCDADALHAARETLDPQARFVWHTEDGLPSGTDLVFLPGGFSYGDHLRSGAIAARSPIMTAVRQHAERGGYVLGVCNGFQVLTEAGLLPGALSRNRDLHFQCRPVHLRVENTHTAYTSRYQEGQSIEIPIAHGEGNYYADAGVLERLEGEGRVVFRYLDNPNGSLNDIAGIVSERGNVLGMMPHPERAVERLLGSEDGRGLFESLQAVAVRP, from the coding sequence GTGAAGGTCGCGGTGATTCAGTTTCCCGGCAGCAACTGCGACGCCGACGCGCTGCACGCGGCCCGTGAGACGCTGGACCCGCAGGCGCGCTTCGTGTGGCACACCGAGGACGGCCTGCCCAGCGGCACTGATCTGGTGTTCCTGCCCGGCGGCTTCAGCTACGGCGACCACCTGCGCAGCGGGGCCATTGCGGCCCGCAGCCCGATCATGACGGCGGTCCGGCAGCACGCCGAGCGCGGCGGGTACGTGCTGGGTGTCTGCAACGGCTTTCAGGTGCTGACCGAGGCCGGGCTGCTGCCAGGCGCCCTCTCGCGCAACCGCGACCTGCACTTCCAGTGTCGCCCGGTGCATCTCCGGGTGGAGAACACGCACACCGCCTACACCTCCCGTTACCAGGAGGGACAGAGCATCGAGATTCCCATCGCGCACGGCGAGGGCAACTACTACGCGGACGCCGGGGTGCTGGAGCGGCTGGAAGGCGAGGGCCGGGTGGTGTTCCGCTACCTGGACAACCCGAACGGCTCGCTGAACGACATTGCCGGCATCGTGAGCGAGCGCGGCAACGTGCTGGGCATGATGCCGCACCCGGAACGCGCAGTGGAGCGGCTGCTGGGCAGCGAGGACGGCCGCGGCCTCTTCGAGAGCCTGCAGGCCGTGGCGGTGCGGCCATGA
- the purF gene encoding amidophosphoribosyltransferase — protein sequence MIFDPETDKPQEECGVFGMYTPTPLDLAWLTYLGMFALQHRGQEAAGMCVSDGERFHVEKDLGLVTQVFDERRLDSVRLANARVSIGHVRYSTTGSNLRFNAQPLTTRTNKGILGLAHNGNFVNAREVRGEMLLEGALFQTTNDSEVMLNLIAREADLDLIEATAAAMKRLKGGFACVMMSRTALLGFRDPNGVRPLVIGQRDGVDGEVGAYVLASEPCALYAVGARLVRDVLPGELVWIDRSGLHSLMVQPKVPTPCAFEWIYFARSDSQLDGIDTHESRIRMGEQLAREFPVDADIVVPVPDSGMGAAIGYARESGIPFDYGLYKNPYAGRTFIAPTQEARELKVKMKLSPTSAVRGKRVVLIDDSIVRGTTSRQIVNLLREAGATEVHFRVSSPAIKHPCFYGIDTAARKELVASTHTQEEIRELIGADTLSFISERGLREAVGGPGLCLACFNGEYPAGTPLLNDVDKLALEV from the coding sequence ATGATCTTTGATCCCGAGACCGACAAGCCGCAGGAGGAATGCGGCGTGTTCGGCATGTACACCCCCACGCCGCTGGACCTGGCGTGGCTCACCTACCTGGGCATGTTCGCGCTGCAGCACCGCGGCCAGGAGGCGGCCGGCATGTGCGTCAGCGACGGCGAGCGCTTCCACGTCGAGAAGGATCTGGGGCTGGTAACGCAGGTCTTTGACGAGCGGCGGCTCGACAGCGTGCGGCTGGCGAACGCCCGCGTCAGCATCGGGCACGTGCGCTACAGCACCACCGGCAGCAACCTGCGCTTCAATGCCCAGCCGCTGACCACCCGCACCAACAAGGGCATTCTGGGGCTGGCGCACAACGGCAACTTCGTGAACGCCCGCGAGGTGCGGGGCGAGATGCTGCTGGAGGGCGCGCTGTTCCAGACCACCAACGACAGCGAGGTGATGCTGAACCTGATCGCGCGGGAGGCGGACCTGGACCTGATCGAGGCGACCGCTGCGGCCATGAAGCGCCTGAAGGGCGGCTTCGCCTGCGTGATGATGAGCCGCACCGCGCTGCTGGGCTTCCGCGACCCGAACGGAGTGCGACCGCTGGTGATCGGCCAGCGCGACGGCGTGGACGGCGAGGTGGGCGCCTACGTGCTGGCCTCCGAGCCGTGCGCGCTGTACGCGGTGGGAGCGCGGCTGGTGCGCGACGTGCTGCCGGGTGAGCTGGTGTGGATTGACCGCAGCGGCCTGCACAGCCTGATGGTGCAGCCGAAAGTGCCCACGCCCTGCGCGTTCGAGTGGATCTACTTCGCGCGCTCCGACAGCCAGCTGGACGGCATCGACACCCACGAGAGCCGTATCCGGATGGGCGAGCAGCTGGCCCGCGAGTTCCCGGTGGACGCGGACATCGTGGTGCCGGTGCCGGACAGCGGCATGGGCGCGGCCATCGGCTATGCCCGCGAGAGCGGCATTCCGTTCGACTACGGCCTGTACAAGAACCCCTACGCGGGCCGCACCTTCATCGCGCCCACCCAGGAGGCGCGCGAGCTGAAGGTCAAGATGAAGCTCTCCCCCACCAGCGCGGTGCGCGGCAAGCGGGTGGTGCTGATCGACGACAGCATCGTGCGCGGCACCACCAGCCGCCAGATCGTGAACCTGCTGCGCGAGGCGGGCGCCACCGAGGTGCACTTCCGGGTGAGCAGCCCGGCGATCAAGCACCCGTGCTTCTACGGCATCGACACCGCCGCCCGCAAGGAACTGGTGGCCAGCACCCATACCCAGGAGGAAATTCGAGAGCTGATCGGGGCCGACACCCTGAGCTTCATCTCGGAGCGGGGCCTGCGGGAGGCGGTGGGCGGCCCCGGCCTGTGCCTCGCCTGCTTCAACGGTGAGTACCCGGCCGGCACGCCGCTGCTCAACGACGTGGACAAGCTGGCGCTGGAAGTGTAG
- a CDS encoding low molecular weight protein-tyrosine-phosphatase → MAESSLKILTLCMGNICRSPVAEVLLRRELKAAGFEALVASAGTGAWHVGKPADPRSRVVARQNGLDLNHRARQLTVQDFLDFDLILCMDHQNLEDARRAAPPQARARLHLMREYDPEGPGDVPDPYYGGPDGFTRMFRILERSARAWAATVREGRTG, encoded by the coding sequence ATGGCCGAGTCATCGCTGAAGATTCTGACGCTGTGTATGGGCAACATCTGCCGCAGCCCGGTGGCCGAGGTGCTGCTGCGCCGCGAGCTGAAGGCCGCAGGCTTCGAGGCGCTGGTGGCGAGTGCCGGAACCGGCGCGTGGCATGTGGGCAAGCCGGCCGACCCGCGTAGCCGGGTCGTGGCGCGTCAGAACGGTCTGGACCTGAACCACCGCGCCCGGCAGCTGACGGTCCAGGACTTCCTGGACTTCGACCTGATCCTGTGCATGGACCACCAGAACCTGGAGGACGCTCGCCGCGCCGCCCCGCCGCAGGCCCGCGCCCGGCTGCACCTGATGCGCGAATACGACCCGGAAGGTCCCGGCGATGTGCCGGACCCGTACTACGGCGGCCCGGACGGCTTCACCCGGATGTTCCGGATTCTGGAACGCAGCGCCAGGGCCTGGGCCGCTACCGTCCGCGAGGGCCGGACCGGCTGA
- a CDS encoding metallophosphoesterase: MREVVVIPDLHGRLDLLQAAVQNFAGAHFLSLGDAIDRGPRSMETVDALLRLHAEGRATLLMGNHERMALEGLRWYRRYQETQDLSDYRRAMQGYAWWMQNGGETVRREVRGGVTLEHFPERLAQYLDLLRRIVYVTADGAIHDQRPAEPSVLVAHASPPVRHKDHEDPEEAALWLRPYEGPFPLPEGVVYSVHGHTPVRVPLRVGRHVYLDLGAHATGRLALLPLTVQTLSVVTVLVGPGDPGQAARYPVIGEPVSARSVRVEPQSYRR, translated from the coding sequence ATGCGCGAGGTGGTGGTGATTCCGGACCTGCACGGGCGGCTGGACCTGTTGCAGGCGGCCGTGCAGAACTTTGCGGGCGCGCATTTCCTGAGCCTGGGCGACGCCATTGACCGCGGGCCGCGCAGCATGGAAACGGTGGACGCGCTGCTGCGGCTGCACGCCGAGGGCCGCGCCACCCTGCTGATGGGCAATCACGAGCGGATGGCGCTGGAGGGCCTGCGCTGGTACCGCCGGTATCAGGAGACCCAGGACCTGTCCGATTACCGCCGCGCCATGCAGGGCTACGCGTGGTGGATGCAGAACGGCGGCGAGACGGTGCGGCGCGAGGTGCGCGGCGGCGTGACGCTGGAGCACTTCCCGGAACGGCTGGCCCAGTATCTGGACCTGCTGCGCCGGATCGTCTACGTCACGGCCGACGGCGCCATTCACGACCAGCGGCCCGCCGAGCCGAGCGTGCTGGTGGCCCACGCCAGCCCCCCGGTCCGCCACAAGGACCACGAGGACCCGGAAGAGGCGGCGCTGTGGCTGCGGCCCTACGAGGGTCCTTTCCCGCTGCCGGAGGGCGTGGTCTACTCGGTGCACGGGCATACCCCGGTGCGGGTGCCACTGCGGGTCGGGCGGCACGTCTATCTGGATCTGGGGGCGCACGCCACCGGGCGGCTGGCGCTGCTGCCGCTGACGGTTCAGACGCTCAGCGTGGTCACGGTGCTGGTGGGCCCCGGCGACCCCGGACAGGCGGCGCGGTACCCGGTGATCGGGGAGCCGGTCTCGGCCCGCAGCGTCCGGGTAGAGCCGCAGTCGTACCGCCGGTAG
- the purS gene encoding phosphoribosylformylglycinamidine synthase subunit PurS yields the protein MTYRAKIYVTLKPSILDPQGRTVERALSHLEHQNVEGVRIGKYVEMTLSGERGDVEAQVQQIAETVLSNPVMENVRWELTEA from the coding sequence ATGACCTACCGAGCCAAGATCTACGTGACCCTCAAACCCAGCATCCTCGACCCGCAGGGCCGCACCGTCGAGCGGGCGCTCAGCCACCTAGAGCACCAGAACGTGGAGGGCGTGCGCATCGGCAAATACGTCGAGATGACGCTGTCCGGCGAGCGCGGCGACGTGGAAGCGCAGGTGCAGCAGATTGCCGAGACGGTGCTGAGCAACCCCGTGATGGAAAACGTGCGCTGGGAGCTGACCGAAGCGTGA
- a CDS encoding cupin domain-containing protein, whose product MSVPERVNLQEKFERFQEHWTPKVVADLNGQQVKLAKISGEFEWHHHEHEDELFMVVRGVLRLRFRDGDAVLQEGELLVVPRGVEHQPVAETEETWIMMFEPASTLNTGNVQSERTVATLERL is encoded by the coding sequence GTGAGCGTGCCGGAGCGGGTGAACCTGCAGGAGAAGTTCGAGCGGTTTCAGGAGCACTGGACCCCAAAGGTGGTGGCCGACCTGAACGGCCAGCAGGTCAAGCTGGCCAAGATCAGCGGCGAGTTCGAGTGGCACCACCACGAGCACGAGGACGAACTGTTCATGGTGGTGCGCGGAGTGCTGCGCCTGCGCTTCCGGGACGGCGACGCGGTGCTGCAGGAGGGCGAACTGCTGGTGGTGCCCAGGGGCGTGGAGCACCAGCCGGTGGCCGAAACCGAGGAGACCTGGATCATGATGTTCGAGCCGGCCAGCACCCTCAATACCGGCAACGTGCAGAGCGAGCGCACCGTGGCCACGCTGGAGCGCCTGTGA